From the Actinomyces sp. zg-332 genome, the window TTGGGTAGGGATACTCATCCTTTATCAGAGCCTGCTTTTATAACTGCTTTGCAAGTATTACTGAGTAACGATGTAAAAGTAATTATAGATAAAAGCTCAGCTTTCACTCCAACTCCTGTTATATCTCACGCTATATTGCGAGCAAATACTGATGAATCTGAAAATGTAGATTTCTCAAAACCTGACCTAGCTGACGGTATAGTCATTACTCCTTCTCACAATCCTCCAAAAGATGGCGGTTTCAAATATAATCCTCCTCATGGCGGTCCAGCAGATGGAACTATAACTAAAGTAATAGCTGAAAGAGCAAATGAAATATTGCGTTCTGGCTGGAAATCCGTAGAAAAACTACCTGAAAGCCAAGTAATTACACACTCTAATTTAGGAAAATCTGATTTACGTGGCGATTATATATCTGACCTTGGAAACATAATTGATTTTAATATTATTCGTGAAAAAAATATTAAAATAGGTGTACATCCCCTCGGAGGGGCTAGTGTAGAGTACTGGGAAGAAATAGCTAAATACTATAACATAAACCTAACAGTAATCGACCCTGTTATAGACCCTACTTGGGCGTTCATGCCTTTGGACTGGGACGGGGCTATACGAATGGACTGTTCTTCTCCTTACGCTATGCGTACACTGACTGATACTGTGAAAAAAGAAAACTACGATATTGGTGTGGGCAACGATGCTGACGCCGATAGACATGGCATTGTTACAGTTGACGGTTTGATGAACCCTAATCACTACTTAGCAGTGGCTGTTGAATACTTATCTAATAACCGTCCACTTTGGAAAGCTGAAAGTAAAATCGGAAAAACCCTAGTGTCGTCAAGCCTAATAGATAGAGTATGTGAAAAATCTGGAAAAGAGCTTTTTGAAGTTCCTGTTGGCTTCAAATACTTCACTAATGGTTTGCTAGATGGATCAATTATTTTCTGTGGTGAAGAATCTGCTGGAGCAACTTTCTTACGTCACAATGGAAAAATATGGACTACTGATAAAGACGGCTTGATTATGGGTCTTTTGGCAGCTGAGATTATGGCTAAAACTGGACTTACTCCTTCTCAGTTCCACAAAGAGCAGACTAGAAAATACGGTGAAACAAACTATGCTCGTATTGATGAAAAAATATCCAAAGAGGGCAAAGTAAAGCTTCTAAATTTAGTACCAGACAATGTAAAAAGTACTACTTTAGGTTCAGATGAGATTAAGCATATACTGGTCAAAGCTCCAGGTGACAATCAGCCAATTGGAGGGCTAAAAATCACTACTGAGAATGCTTGGATAACAATTCGTCCATCAGGTACTGAAGATGTTTACAAGATTTATGCTGAGTCTTTTAAAGGTGCAGAACATTTGAAGGAAATTCAAGCCGAAGCTAAAGAAATAGTAGATTCGATTTTGGGTTAGACAACTTAAACGACAAAGGTATTTGTTACTGTGAACTATGTTTAGTAGCAAATACCTTTAAAAGCTTATACTAGATAGAGCATTAGGATAGTTTAGTCATTAGACAATGTATGATTCTCACTTGCTTTACGTAAAATAGGTAGCACTAAGAAACCTATTACAACCATAATCCAAGCAAATATAACAGTGGCTATAAATCCTAAGTCACTTCCTCCAAAGTCAACTAGGTATCCACCAGCAAACGCTCCTGAAGAAACCCCTATGTTTATAGAAGTACTCATCCAGCTAAACCCTTCAGTCAAGCGATTCTTAGGAACAACTCGCTCAACCATATTATTCACATTTGTCATAGTTGGAGCAATAGTAAAACCAGTAATAAACATGGCAAAACTCAAAATGATTAGGTTATCAGCAAATATAAAGGTACTAACCCCAAATCCTAAAAGAACAATACCGACAATCAATAATTTCCATATAGGCTGCGCCCAGTGTCTTGCACCATAAATTAAAGCCCCAAGCATTGATCCGCAAGCAAAAATAGCTAAAACAATACCTGAGTAGCTCTTTGCCCCTAGTTCTTCAGCAAAAGCAACAACTACCACATCGCACAATCCGAACATTGTACCAGCACACAAATATATTATGGCTAGAGCTGAAATAGCTTTAATACGTAATAGAGATTTTTGTTTAACTCCTTTTTCAAGCTTCACTAATTTAGGCTCAGTGCTTTTTTGTGAAAATAGCCATATTCCACCAGTAATATTGAAAAATACTGCAACTACAAGTCCTGCTGGTGGATATACTGAAGTAGTTAAAACTGTTGCAATAATTGGACCTATAACGTAAACAACTTCATCAACAGCTGATTCTAGGGCATAGGCTGTGTGTAATTGCTTAGGGTTTTGGACAGTCTTAGCCCATCTAGAACGAATTAACGCTCCAATTGATCCAGAAGATGCACCAGCTATTGCACTAAATAAATTCAGAACCCAAGGAGATAGTAAAAACATAGCGCTGAATGCTAGTAATA encodes:
- the pgm gene encoding phosphoglucomutase (alpha-D-glucose-1,6-bisphosphate-dependent), translated to MHERAGEIAQIQDLINVDELLNAYYENEPDINIPTQLVSFGTSGHRGCSLDSTFNEAHIVAITQAIVEYRKNNNITGPLFLGRDTHPLSEPAFITALQVLLSNDVKVIIDKSSAFTPTPVISHAILRANTDESENVDFSKPDLADGIVITPSHNPPKDGGFKYNPPHGGPADGTITKVIAERANEILRSGWKSVEKLPESQVITHSNLGKSDLRGDYISDLGNIIDFNIIREKNIKIGVHPLGGASVEYWEEIAKYYNINLTVIDPVIDPTWAFMPLDWDGAIRMDCSSPYAMRTLTDTVKKENYDIGVGNDADADRHGIVTVDGLMNPNHYLAVAVEYLSNNRPLWKAESKIGKTLVSSSLIDRVCEKSGKELFEVPVGFKYFTNGLLDGSIIFCGEESAGATFLRHNGKIWTTDKDGLIMGLLAAEIMAKTGLTPSQFHKEQTRKYGETNYARIDEKISKEGKVKLLNLVPDNVKSTTLGSDEIKHILVKAPGDNQPIGGLKITTENAWITIRPSGTEDVYKIYAESFKGAEHLKEIQAEAKEIVDSILG
- a CDS encoding MFS transporter, giving the protein MLKVYSDVLKLPGAWKFSLAGFITRFPMSMVNISIILLISTLYKSYSIAGQVAAVTTVAYAIFVPWLSRLVDRYGQRKVMLPAILISSLNLLLLAFSAMFLLSPWVLNLFSAIAGASSGSIGALIRSRWAKTVQNPKQLHTAYALESAVDEVVYVIGPIIATVLTTSVYPPAGLVVAVFFNITGGIWLFSQKSTEPKLVKLEKGVKQKSLLRIKAISALAIIYLCAGTMFGLCDVVVVAFAEELGAKSYSGIVLAIFACGSMLGALIYGARHWAQPIWKLLIVGIVLLGFGVSTFIFADNLIILSFAMFITGFTIAPTMTNVNNMVERVVPKNRLTEGFSWMSTSINIGVSSGAFAGGYLVDFGGSDLGFIATVIFAWIMVVIGFLVLPILRKASENHTLSND